Proteins encoded in a region of the Pseudomonas viciae genome:
- a CDS encoding MFS transporter, with amino-acid sequence MTIDIERNARLSAKRTFIPHLRWWMLSLFLLGVTVNYITRNSLGILAPELKTTFNMSTEQYSWVVASFQLAYTVFQPICGWLIDAIGLKLGFVVCAVIWSVMCLLHAGAASWVHLAILRFFMGASEAAATPANAKAIGDWFPKKERPIAAGWAGVGFSLGAMLAPPIIYLAHVSLGWQGAFLISGGIGLVWAAVWAWLYHAPNIHPRLSPNELKHIQQDGEKIGQQMPFFKALKKIGRDKRFYGIALPAFMAEPAWAVMSFWVPLYLANERGMDLKQIVLFAWVPFLAADLGSIASGYLSRAYHRFFKCTRVNSIVASSITGAFLMFSLAVMTQVQDPYVAIALISVGGFGHQIISCMLSALVVETFDRDELATVNGMRGSCAWIASFIFSLIIGVSVDKIGFNPLFIAMGLFDFIGAFFMILFIADRASKPKAVRAQ; translated from the coding sequence ATGACTATCGATATCGAACGCAATGCTCGACTTTCGGCCAAGCGAACATTCATCCCACATCTGCGTTGGTGGATGCTTTCCCTGTTTTTGCTCGGCGTCACCGTAAACTACATAACCCGCAATTCATTAGGCATATTGGCGCCGGAACTAAAAACCACGTTCAACATGTCCACTGAACAATACTCGTGGGTGGTCGCTTCTTTCCAACTTGCCTATACCGTTTTCCAACCCATCTGCGGATGGCTGATCGATGCGATCGGGCTCAAGCTCGGCTTTGTGGTATGCGCCGTCATATGGTCGGTGATGTGCCTTCTGCATGCCGGGGCCGCGAGTTGGGTGCATCTGGCGATTTTGCGTTTTTTTATGGGCGCTTCGGAGGCTGCGGCTACACCAGCCAATGCCAAGGCGATAGGGGACTGGTTTCCAAAAAAAGAACGACCTATCGCCGCAGGTTGGGCAGGGGTTGGCTTTTCCTTGGGGGCCATGCTCGCCCCTCCCATCATCTATCTGGCTCATGTATCTCTGGGCTGGCAGGGCGCATTTCTAATCTCCGGGGGGATCGGCCTGGTCTGGGCCGCCGTCTGGGCATGGCTCTACCACGCCCCCAATATCCACCCGCGCTTATCGCCCAATGAGTTGAAGCATATCCAACAAGACGGCGAAAAAATCGGCCAGCAAATGCCCTTTTTTAAAGCGTTGAAAAAGATTGGCCGGGACAAGCGGTTTTACGGTATCGCGCTTCCCGCCTTCATGGCAGAACCGGCATGGGCGGTCATGAGTTTTTGGGTGCCGCTGTATCTGGCCAATGAAAGAGGAATGGACCTTAAGCAAATCGTACTGTTTGCCTGGGTTCCGTTTCTGGCCGCGGACTTGGGCAGTATCGCCAGCGGTTATCTGTCACGCGCTTACCATCGTTTTTTCAAATGCACCCGGGTGAACTCGATAGTCGCCAGTTCAATCACCGGCGCGTTCCTGATGTTTTCGTTGGCCGTGATGACTCAGGTGCAAGACCCCTATGTTGCGATTGCGCTTATTTCAGTCGGCGGTTTTGGCCACCAGATTATTTCTTGCATGTTAAGTGCGCTGGTCGTCGAAACGTTTGATCGGGATGAGTTGGCGACGGTTAACGGAATGCGAGGCTCCTGTGCCTGGATTGCCAGCTTTATTTTCTCGCTGATCATCGGTGTCAGCGTGGACAAAATAGGATTCAACCCATTGTTCATTGCAATGGGGCTCTTTGATTTTATAGGTGCGTTTTTCATGATCTTGTTTATCGCAGACAGAGCGTCCAAACCTAAAGCGGTGCGTGCACAATGA
- a CDS encoding LacI family DNA-binding transcriptional regulator, translated as MGKLHIAEIAAQTGLSIATVSRVLAGKSNTRPATREKVLAAARQRGVMEDLAHGRFLLNGLTLFAPSRAFNVRSDIFYYKVIQGITQAVAQHDVRVRYCELEEVDSDALLFLEKMNQKDTDAAILIGIDDPHIHQLAADLSKPTVLINCIDRSMRLPSISPDHFLIGHYSMNYLFQMGHRNVLTLQCLRRYTMDLRIRGIRDAWKEQNLEFVEAKHLIISEGFGSAESEAQVAAFMENCAPEDRPTAILAGGDFMAAGAVKALQNAGLRVPHDVSVMSMDGFNLADINDLPLTTLHVPRDELGAEAIRVLRQQLFEPRSPRGNLLLGGQLITGSSVRRIKHSAKQTPVYQKIIYD; from the coding sequence GTGGGGAAATTACACATTGCTGAAATCGCGGCACAGACTGGCCTGTCCATAGCGACGGTGTCCCGGGTGCTTGCAGGCAAATCAAATACCCGCCCGGCGACGAGAGAAAAAGTGCTGGCGGCGGCTCGTCAGAGGGGCGTGATGGAAGACCTCGCCCATGGTCGTTTCCTGCTCAACGGGCTGACCCTCTTCGCGCCCTCGCGGGCCTTCAACGTACGCTCCGATATCTTCTACTACAAAGTTATCCAGGGCATCACGCAGGCGGTCGCGCAGCATGATGTTCGAGTCCGCTACTGTGAGCTCGAAGAGGTCGATAGCGACGCATTATTGTTTTTGGAAAAGATGAATCAGAAGGACACCGATGCGGCGATCCTGATTGGTATTGATGATCCGCACATACACCAACTTGCGGCCGACCTCAGCAAGCCGACGGTGTTGATCAACTGCATCGATCGCAGCATGCGCCTGCCCTCGATATCACCCGACCACTTTTTAATCGGTCATTATTCGATGAATTATCTATTTCAGATGGGCCATCGAAATGTACTGACCCTCCAGTGTCTCAGGCGGTACACGATGGACCTTCGAATACGTGGAATTCGTGACGCATGGAAGGAGCAAAATCTCGAGTTTGTCGAAGCGAAACACCTAATAATTTCCGAAGGTTTCGGCAGTGCTGAATCTGAAGCGCAGGTGGCGGCCTTCATGGAAAACTGCGCACCCGAAGACCGACCGACTGCCATCCTGGCCGGGGGCGACTTTATGGCAGCCGGGGCAGTTAAAGCGCTCCAGAATGCTGGCCTGAGGGTTCCTCACGATGTTTCAGTGATGAGCATGGACGGGTTCAACCTGGCGGACATCAACGATTTACCGCTCACGACGCTTCACGTGCCCCGCGATGAATTGGGTGCAGAAGCGATAAGGGTATTAAGACAGCAGCTTTTCGAACCGCGATCTCCTCGTGGCAATCTTCTGCTCGGTGGACAACTCATCACCGGCAGCTCAGTGCGACGCATCAAGCACAGCGCCAAGCAAACGCCGGTCTATCAGAAGATTATTTATGACTGA
- a CDS encoding single-stranded DNA-binding protein translates to MARGVNKVILVGTCGQDPEVRYLPNGNAVTNLSLATSEQWTDKQTGQKVEKTEWHRVSMFGKVAEIAGEYLRKGSQVYIEGKLQTREWEKDGIKRYTTEIVVDMQGTMQLLGGRPQGDQQQGGNNYQQSAPAPRQQAPRPQSAPQPQRERPAPQQAAPQPAPDFDSFDDDIPF, encoded by the coding sequence ATGGCCCGTGGGGTTAACAAAGTCATATTGGTCGGTACTTGCGGCCAGGATCCTGAGGTTCGCTACCTGCCCAACGGCAACGCCGTGACCAACCTGAGTCTGGCGACCAGCGAGCAGTGGACCGACAAGCAGACCGGCCAGAAGGTCGAGAAGACCGAATGGCACCGCGTGTCCATGTTCGGCAAAGTGGCGGAGATCGCCGGCGAATACCTGCGCAAGGGTTCGCAGGTGTACATCGAAGGCAAGCTGCAGACCCGCGAGTGGGAAAAAGACGGTATCAAGCGTTACACCACTGAAATCGTGGTCGACATGCAAGGCACCATGCAACTGCTGGGCGGTCGTCCACAGGGCGACCAACAGCAAGGTGGCAACAACTACCAGCAGTCGGCTCCGGCCCCGCGTCAGCAGGCGCCTCGTCCACAGTCGGCGCCACAGCCACAACGCGAGCGCCCGGCCCCGCAACAAGCCGCGCCGCAACCGGCTCCGGATTTCGACAGCTTTGATGACGATATTCCGTTCTGA
- a CDS encoding MFS transporter, which produces MQDPHSEHMSSGETRAASGLALVFAFRMLGMFMVLPVLATYGMDLAGATPALIGLAIGAYGLTQAIFQIPFGVISDRIGRRPVIYLGLIVFALGSVLAANADSIWGVIAGRILQGAGAISAAVMALLSDLTREQHRTKAMAMIGMTIGLSFAVAMVVGPLLTRAFGLSGLFLATGAMALVGILIVAFMVPHSTGPLQHRESGVARQALIPTLKHPDLLRLDLGIFVLHAMLMSSFVALPLALVEKAGLPKEQHWWVYLTALLISFFAMIPFIIYGEKRRKMKRVLLGAVMTLMLTELFFWQFGDSLRALVIGTVVFFTAFNLLEASLPSLISKVSPAGGKGTAMGVYSTSQFLGSALGGILGGWLFQHGGLSVVFLGCAALAALWLLFAVTMREPPYVTSLRLPLSPEAIREAGLTERLKAVVGVTDAVVVADEAAVYIKLDTELLDRATLERLVNNPAPTTCEA; this is translated from the coding sequence ATGCAAGATCCCCACAGCGAACACATGAGTAGCGGTGAGACCCGCGCGGCAAGCGGCCTTGCCCTGGTGTTCGCCTTCCGTATGCTGGGCATGTTCATGGTGTTGCCGGTGTTGGCGACCTATGGCATGGACCTGGCGGGCGCGACCCCGGCCCTCATCGGGTTGGCGATTGGCGCTTACGGCCTGACCCAGGCGATTTTCCAGATCCCGTTCGGGGTCATTTCCGACCGCATCGGCCGGCGTCCGGTGATCTACCTGGGGTTGATCGTCTTCGCCCTGGGCAGTGTGCTGGCGGCCAATGCCGATTCGATCTGGGGGGTGATCGCCGGACGAATCCTGCAAGGTGCCGGGGCTATTTCCGCCGCTGTCATGGCGCTGCTGTCGGACTTGACCCGCGAACAGCACCGGACCAAGGCCATGGCCATGATCGGCATGACAATCGGTCTGTCGTTCGCTGTCGCCATGGTCGTAGGTCCCTTGCTGACCCGTGCCTTTGGCTTGTCGGGGCTGTTCCTGGCCACCGGGGCCATGGCGCTGGTGGGCATCCTGATCGTGGCGTTCATGGTGCCGCACTCCACCGGGCCGTTGCAGCACCGCGAATCCGGGGTGGCCCGCCAGGCGCTGATCCCAACGCTCAAGCACCCGGATCTGCTGCGCCTGGACCTGGGAATTTTCGTGCTCCACGCCATGCTCATGTCCAGTTTCGTGGCCTTGCCCCTGGCGCTGGTGGAAAAAGCCGGCCTGCCCAAGGAGCAGCACTGGTGGGTGTACCTGACCGCGCTGCTGATTTCGTTCTTCGCCATGATCCCGTTCATCATCTATGGCGAGAAGCGACGCAAAATGAAACGAGTTTTGCTCGGCGCCGTCATGACGCTGATGCTCACTGAGCTATTCTTCTGGCAGTTCGGCGATAGCTTGCGGGCCCTGGTGATCGGCACGGTGGTGTTTTTCACCGCGTTCAATCTGCTGGAGGCATCGCTGCCGTCGCTGATCAGCAAGGTTTCACCGGCGGGCGGCAAAGGTACGGCGATGGGGGTTTACTCCACCAGCCAGTTCCTGGGTTCGGCGTTGGGCGGGATCCTCGGCGGCTGGCTGTTCCAGCATGGCGGTTTGTCGGTTGTGTTCCTGGGTTGCGCCGCGCTGGCTGCACTTTGGCTGCTTTTTGCTGTTACCATGCGCGAACCTCCCTATGTGACGAGCCTGCGCTTGCCCTTATCGCCCGAGGCGATTCGTGAGGCTGGCCTGACCGAGCGTCTGAAGGCCGTCGTTGGAGTAACCGATGCAGTGGTGGTCGCCGACGAGGCGGCCGTGTATATCAAACTCGACACCGAATTATTGGATCGCGCGACGCTCGAGCGCCTGGTGAACAACCCGGCCCCGACCACGTGCGAAGCCTAG
- the uvrA gene encoding excinuclease ABC subunit UvrA, translated as MDKILIRGARTHNLKNIDLTLPRDKLIVITGLSGSGKSSLAFDTLYAEGQRRYVESLSAYARQFLSMMEKPDVDTIEGLSPAISIEQKSTSHNPRSTVGTITEIYDYLRLLYARVGIPRCPDHDIPLEAQTVSQMVDLVLAQPEGSKLMLLAPVIRERKGEHLMVFEELRAQGFVRARVNGKLCELDELPKLDKQKKHSIDVVVDRFKVRADLQQRLAESFETALKLADGIALVAPMDDEPGEEIIFSARFACPICGHAISELEPKLFSFNNPAGACPTCDGLGVKQFFDTKRLVNGELTLAEGAIRGWDRRNVYYFQMLGSLAAHYKFSLDEPFNELPADQQKFILHGSGSQNVDFKYLNDRGDIVKRSHPFEGIVPNLERRYRETESASVREELAKFLSTQPCPDCRGTRLRREARHVWVGEKTLPAVTNLPIGDATDYFGGLKLTGRRGEIADKILKEIRERLQFLVNVGLDYLTLDRSADTLSGGEAQRIRLASQIGAGLVGVMYILDEPSIGLHQRDNDRLLGTLKHLRDIGNTVIVVEHDEDAIRLADYVVDIGPGAGVHGGHIVAQGTAAEVMAHPDSLTGKYLSGRVKIKVPAKRTPRNKKLSLTLKGARGNNLRNVDLEIPIGLLTCVTGVSGSGKSTLINNTLFPLSATALNGATTLEAAAHDSIKGLEHLDKVVDIDQSPIGRTPRSNPATYTGLFTPIRELFAGVPESRSRGYGPGRFSFNVKGGRCEACQGDGLIKVEMHFLPDIYVPCDVCKSKRYNRETLEIKYKGKNIHETLEMTIEEARVFFDAVPALARKLQTLMDVGLSYIKLGQSATTLSGGEAQRVKLSRELSKRDTGKTLYILDEPTTGLHFADIQQLLDVLHRLRDHGNTVVVIEHNLDVIKTADWLVDLGPEGGSKGGQIIAVGTPEQVAEMKQSYTGYYLKPLLERDRD; from the coding sequence TTGGACAAGATCCTGATTCGTGGGGCCCGTACCCACAACCTGAAGAACATCGACCTGACCCTGCCACGGGACAAACTGATCGTCATCACCGGCCTGTCCGGATCCGGCAAATCATCCCTGGCCTTCGACACCCTGTACGCCGAAGGCCAGCGACGCTATGTCGAATCGCTGTCGGCCTATGCCCGGCAGTTCCTGTCGATGATGGAAAAACCCGACGTCGACACCATCGAAGGCTTGTCGCCGGCGATCTCCATCGAACAGAAGTCGACCTCCCATAACCCACGGTCGACAGTCGGCACCATCACCGAGATCTACGACTACCTGCGCCTGCTGTATGCGCGAGTGGGCATCCCCCGCTGCCCCGACCACGACATTCCCCTGGAAGCCCAGACCGTCAGCCAGATGGTCGACCTGGTGCTGGCGCAACCGGAAGGCAGCAAGCTGATGCTGCTGGCGCCGGTGATTCGCGAGCGCAAGGGCGAGCACCTGATGGTCTTCGAGGAACTGCGCGCCCAGGGCTTCGTGCGGGCCCGGGTCAACGGCAAGCTGTGCGAGCTGGACGAACTGCCGAAGCTGGATAAACAGAAGAAGCATTCGATCGACGTGGTGGTCGACCGCTTCAAGGTTCGCGCCGACCTGCAACAGCGCCTGGCCGAATCCTTCGAGACGGCGCTGAAGCTGGCCGATGGCATCGCCCTGGTGGCGCCGATGGACGACGAACCCGGCGAAGAGATCATCTTCTCCGCGCGCTTCGCCTGCCCGATCTGCGGTCATGCCATCAGCGAACTGGAACCCAAGCTGTTTTCCTTCAACAACCCAGCCGGCGCCTGCCCGACCTGCGATGGCCTGGGGGTCAAGCAGTTCTTCGACACCAAACGCCTGGTCAACGGCGAACTGACCTTGGCCGAAGGCGCGATCCGCGGCTGGGACAGGCGCAACGTCTATTACTTCCAGATGCTTGGGTCGCTGGCGGCCCACTACAAGTTCAGCCTGGACGAGCCGTTCAACGAACTGCCCGCCGACCAGCAGAAATTCATCCTGCATGGCAGCGGCTCGCAGAATGTCGACTTCAAATACCTGAACGACCGCGGCGATATCGTCAAACGCTCCCACCCGTTCGAAGGCATCGTGCCGAACCTGGAGCGGCGCTACCGCGAGACCGAGTCGGCGAGCGTGCGCGAAGAGCTGGCCAAGTTCCTCAGCACCCAGCCCTGCCCCGATTGCCGTGGCACCCGCTTGCGTCGCGAAGCGCGGCATGTGTGGGTTGGCGAAAAGACCTTGCCGGCGGTGACCAACCTGCCGATCGGCGATGCCACCGATTACTTCGGCGGCTTGAAACTCACTGGTCGTCGTGGAGAAATCGCCGACAAGATCCTCAAGGAAATCCGCGAGCGCCTGCAGTTCCTGGTAAACGTCGGCCTGGATTACCTGACCCTCGATCGCAGCGCAGACACCTTGTCCGGCGGTGAAGCCCAGCGTATCCGCCTGGCCAGCCAGATCGGTGCTGGCCTGGTCGGGGTGATGTACATCCTCGACGAGCCGTCGATTGGCCTGCACCAGCGGGACAATGATCGACTGCTCGGCACCCTGAAGCACCTGCGGGACATCGGCAATACTGTGATCGTGGTCGAGCACGATGAAGACGCCATTCGCCTGGCCGATTACGTGGTGGACATCGGCCCGGGCGCAGGGGTGCATGGCGGGCATATCGTTGCCCAGGGCACTGCTGCCGAGGTCATGGCGCATCCCGATTCCCTGACCGGTAAATACCTGTCGGGCCGGGTGAAGATCAAGGTGCCGGCCAAGCGCACACCGCGCAACAAGAAGCTGTCGCTGACCCTCAAGGGCGCCCGTGGCAACAACTTGCGCAACGTTGACCTGGAAATCCCGATTGGCCTGCTGACCTGCGTCACCGGCGTGTCCGGCTCCGGCAAATCGACGCTGATCAACAACACCCTGTTCCCCCTCAGCGCCACGGCCCTCAACGGCGCCACCACCCTGGAAGCTGCCGCCCACGACAGCATCAAGGGCCTGGAGCACCTGGATAAGGTCGTCGATATCGACCAGAGCCCGATCGGTCGTACACCGCGCTCCAACCCGGCGACCTACACCGGGCTGTTCACACCGATCCGCGAACTGTTCGCCGGCGTGCCGGAATCGCGCTCCCGGGGCTACGGCCCTGGTCGCTTCTCGTTCAACGTCAAGGGCGGGCGCTGCGAAGCCTGCCAGGGCGATGGCCTGATCAAGGTGGAGATGCACTTCCTGCCGGACATCTACGTGCCGTGCGACGTGTGCAAGAGCAAGCGCTACAACCGCGAAACCCTGGAGATCAAGTACAAGGGCAAGAACATCCACGAAACCCTCGAGATGACCATCGAGGAAGCCCGGGTGTTCTTCGACGCGGTGCCGGCACTGGCGCGCAAGCTCCAGACGCTGATGGATGTCGGCCTGTCGTACATCAAGCTGGGGCAGTCGGCAACGACCTTATCCGGCGGCGAGGCCCAGCGGGTCAAGTTGTCCCGTGAACTGTCCAAGCGCGACACCGGCAAGACCCTGTACATCCTCGACGAGCCGACCACTGGCCTGCACTTCGCCGATATCCAGCAATTGCTCGACGTGCTGCATCGCCTGCGCGACCACGGCAACACCGTGGTGGTGATCGAACACAACCTGGATGTGATCAAGACCGCTGACTGGCTGGTGGACCTGGGGCCGGAAGGCGGCTCCAAGGGCGGTCAGATCATCGCGGTAGGCACACCGGAGCAAGTGGCCGAGATGAAGCAGTCATACACCGGCTACTACCTCAAGCCGTTGCTGGAGCGTGATCGGGACTGA
- the bfr gene encoding bacterioferritin, with product MQGHPDVIDYLNTLLTGELAARDQYFIHSRMYEDWGFTELYERINHEMEEETQHADALMRRILMLEGTPRMRPDDLDIGATVPDMLAADLRLEYKVRAALCKGIELCEQHNDYVTREILRIQLNDTEEDHTYWLEKQLGLIKLIGLENYLQSQF from the coding sequence ATGCAAGGTCACCCAGACGTAATCGATTACCTCAACACGCTGCTGACAGGCGAACTGGCAGCCCGTGATCAATATTTCATCCACTCGCGGATGTACGAGGATTGGGGTTTTACCGAGCTCTACGAACGTATCAACCATGAGATGGAAGAAGAGACGCAGCACGCCGATGCGCTAATGCGCCGGATCCTGATGCTTGAAGGCACACCGCGCATGCGTCCGGATGACCTGGACATCGGCGCCACCGTGCCTGACATGCTCGCCGCCGACCTGCGCCTGGAATACAAAGTCCGCGCTGCGCTGTGCAAAGGCATTGAACTCTGCGAGCAGCACAACGACTACGTGACTCGCGAGATCCTGCGCATTCAGCTCAACGATACCGAAGAAGACCATACCTACTGGCTGGAGAAGCAGTTGGGCTTGATCAAGTTGATCGGGTTGGAGAACTACCTGCAGTCGCAGTTCTGA
- a CDS encoding catalase translates to MSQTKTLTTASGAPVADNQNSRSAGPRGPLLLDDFHLIEKLAHFNRENIPERRVHAKGSGAYGTFTVTRDITQYTSAKLFESVGKQTPTFLRFSTVGGERGSADTERDPRGFALKFYTEEGNWDIVGNNTPVFFIRDPLKFPDFIHTQKRLPQSNLKSAQMMWDFWSHSPEALHQITILFSDRGIPDGYRHMHGFGSHTYSLLSAQGERHWVKWHYKTKQGIKNLAPAEAARLAGTDPDYAQRDLFNAIERGEFPKWSVCIQIMTEAQAAAHYENPFDVTKTWSQKEFPLIEVGELELNRNPLNYFAEVEQAAFGPSNMVPGVGLSPDRMLQGRVFAYADAHRYRVGTNHQQLPVNAPRSPVNSYQRDGAMAFGSNGGAAPNYEPNSFVEAPKQAPRYAEPALALSGAADRYDHREDTDYYSHAGALFRLMSDEQKALLISNIAGAMGGVSADVVDRQLQHFFKADVAYGEGIAKALGVQLN, encoded by the coding sequence ATGAGCCAGACCAAAACGCTTACGACCGCCAGCGGCGCTCCTGTCGCCGATAACCAGAATTCTCGCTCCGCCGGCCCGCGTGGCCCGTTGCTGCTCGATGATTTCCACCTGATCGAGAAGCTTGCTCACTTCAATCGCGAGAACATCCCCGAGCGTCGCGTGCACGCCAAGGGTTCGGGCGCCTATGGCACATTCACCGTCACCCGGGACATCACTCAATACACCAGCGCCAAGCTGTTCGAGTCTGTTGGCAAACAAACCCCAACCTTCCTGCGGTTTTCCACCGTGGGTGGTGAGCGTGGTTCGGCCGACACCGAACGCGATCCACGTGGTTTTGCCCTGAAGTTCTACACCGAGGAAGGAAACTGGGACATCGTTGGCAACAACACGCCGGTGTTCTTCATTCGCGATCCGTTGAAATTCCCGGATTTCATCCACACTCAGAAACGTCTGCCGCAAAGCAACCTGAAAAGCGCCCAGATGATGTGGGATTTCTGGTCGCACTCGCCTGAGGCGCTGCACCAGATCACTATTCTGTTCTCTGATCGTGGCATTCCTGACGGCTACCGTCACATGCACGGCTTCGGCAGCCATACCTATAGCCTGCTCAGTGCGCAGGGTGAGCGTCACTGGGTGAAGTGGCACTACAAAACCAAGCAAGGGATCAAGAACCTTGCGCCGGCCGAAGCCGCACGCCTGGCGGGTACCGATCCGGACTACGCCCAGCGTGACCTGTTCAATGCGATCGAGCGCGGTGAGTTCCCGAAATGGAGCGTCTGCATCCAGATCATGACCGAGGCTCAGGCCGCGGCCCATTACGAGAATCCGTTCGATGTGACCAAGACCTGGTCGCAGAAAGAGTTTCCGTTGATCGAAGTGGGTGAACTCGAACTCAACCGTAATCCGCTGAACTACTTTGCCGAAGTCGAGCAGGCGGCGTTCGGGCCGAGCAACATGGTACCGGGTGTTGGTCTCTCGCCCGACCGCATGCTGCAAGGCCGTGTATTCGCCTACGCTGATGCGCACCGCTACCGTGTTGGCACCAACCACCAGCAATTGCCGGTGAATGCCCCGCGCAGCCCGGTTAACAGCTACCAGCGCGACGGCGCCATGGCATTCGGCAGCAATGGTGGCGCAGCACCGAACTACGAGCCCAATAGCTTCGTGGAAGCGCCGAAGCAGGCTCCACGTTATGCGGAACCGGCATTGGCCCTCAGTGGTGCAGCGGATCGTTACGATCATCGTGAAGACACCGACTACTACAGCCACGCCGGTGCGCTGTTCCGCTTGATGAGCGATGAGCAGAAAGCCCTGCTGATCAGCAACATCGCCGGTGCGATGGGCGGTGTATCGGCGGATGTCGTTGACCGTCAACTGCAGCATTTCTTCAAGGCGGACGTCGCTTATGGGGAAGGTATCGCAAAGGCATTGGGCGTACAGCTTAACTAA
- the rplQ gene encoding 50S ribosomal protein L17, protein MRHRKSGRHLSRTSSHRKAMFQNMAVSLFEHELIKTTLPKAKELRRVAEPLITLAKTDSLANRRLAFDRTRSKAIVGKLFNDLGKRYATREGGYLRILKCGFRAGDNAPMAYVELVDRATAGEAVSAE, encoded by the coding sequence ATGCGTCATCGTAAAAGTGGTCGTCACCTGAGCCGCACCAGCTCGCACCGCAAGGCCATGTTCCAAAACATGGCGGTGTCGCTGTTCGAGCACGAGCTGATCAAAACTACACTGCCGAAAGCCAAAGAACTGCGCCGCGTTGCTGAGCCGCTGATCACTTTGGCCAAGACAGATAGCCTGGCTAACCGCCGTCTGGCTTTCGACCGTACTCGCTCGAAAGCTATCGTTGGTAAGCTCTTCAACGACCTGGGCAAGCGTTACGCTACCCGTGAGGGTGGCTACCTGCGCATCCTCAAGTGCGGTTTCCGCGCTGGCGACAACGCGCCTATGGCGTACGTCGAGTTGGTTGATCGTGCTACTGCCGGCGAAGCTGTAAGCGCCGAGTAA
- a CDS encoding DNA-directed RNA polymerase subunit alpha — MQISVNEFLTPRHIDVQVVSPTRAKITLEPLERGFGHTLGNALRRILLSSMPGCAVVEAEIDGVLHEYSAIEGVQEDVIEILLNLKGLAIKLHGRDEVTLTLSKKGSGVVTAADIQLDHDVEIVNPDHVIANLASNGALNMKLTVARGRGYEPADSRQSDEDESRSIGRLQLDSSFSPVRRIAYVVENARVEQRTNLDKLVIDLETNGTLDPEEAIRRAATILQQQLAAFVDLKGDSEPVVVEQEDEIDPILLRPVDDLELTVRSANCLKAENIYYIGDLIQRTEVELLKTPNLGKKSLTEIKDVLASRGLSLGMRLDNWPPASLKKDDKATA, encoded by the coding sequence ATGCAGATTTCGGTAAATGAGTTCCTGACACCCCGCCATATTGATGTGCAGGTTGTCAGTCCAACCCGCGCCAAGATCACACTCGAGCCTCTCGAGCGTGGTTTCGGCCACACCCTGGGCAACGCGCTGCGCCGCATCCTGTTGTCCTCAATGCCCGGCTGTGCAGTAGTCGAGGCCGAGATTGACGGTGTGCTCCATGAGTACAGCGCCATCGAAGGCGTACAGGAAGACGTAATTGAAATCCTGTTGAACCTTAAAGGTCTGGCTATCAAGCTGCACGGTCGTGACGAAGTTACGCTGACCTTGTCGAAGAAGGGTTCGGGGGTGGTTACCGCTGCCGATATTCAGCTGGATCATGATGTCGAGATCGTTAACCCCGATCACGTAATCGCTAACCTGGCGTCTAACGGCGCCCTGAACATGAAGCTCACCGTAGCTCGTGGTCGTGGTTATGAACCGGCAGACTCGCGTCAGAGCGATGAAGACGAAAGCCGCAGCATCGGTCGCTTGCAGCTTGACTCTTCGTTCAGCCCGGTTCGCCGTATCGCATACGTGGTGGAAAACGCCCGTGTCGAACAGCGTACCAACCTGGACAAGCTGGTTATTGATCTGGAAACCAACGGTACCCTGGATCCTGAAGAGGCTATTCGCCGCGCTGCAACCATCCTGCAACAGCAGTTGGCTGCGTTCGTCGACCTCAAAGGTGACAGTGAGCCAGTGGTTGTCGAGCAGGAAGACGAGATCGATCCGATCCTGCTTCGCCCGGTTGACGATCTGGAACTGACTGTACGTTCGGCTAACTGCCTTAAGGCGGAAAACATCTACTACATCGGCGACCTGATTCAGCGTACCGAAGTAGAGCTGTTGAAGACTCCGAACCTTGGCAAGAAATCCTTGACTGAAATCAAGGACGTTCTGGCCTCCCGCGGTCTGTCCCTCGGCATGCGCCTCGACAACTGGCCGCCTGCAAGTCTTAAGAAGGACGACAAGGCGACTGCCTGA